The genomic interval GGCTCTTAAGATGCAGGTCGGGCGGCTCCATGAAGATCGTTCGTTGCGACTCGGTGCCGGACCTCGGCACGTAACCGCACACCTCAACGGTGTCGCCGGCTTTAAGCGCGTCCTTGGCGAAATTCCTTCTGGTGAGCTGCAATGCATTCGGACCGTCCACCACCCAGCGGTGAATCTTTCCATCCTTCGCTTTCTCGTCCACCACAAGATGGCTGTGAGGATTGACACGCTGGAATACGACAACCGTACCCCGCACCCGGACCGC from Terriglobia bacterium carries:
- a CDS encoding DUF6152 family protein, with product MKRMMMTATGTLVMLVAAGSLLAHHALGGYDTTTAVRVRGTVVVFQRVNPHSHLVVDEKAKDGKIHRWVVDGPNALQLTRRNFAKDALKAGDTVEVCGYVPRSGTESQRTIFMEPPDLHLKSPAQVSISGQIMDGEVLVMPDGQKQVWSDYGHHKCLGPDYVDIHSPGVHP